A part of Tigriopus californicus strain San Diego chromosome 10, Tcal_SD_v2.1, whole genome shotgun sequence genomic DNA contains:
- the LOC131888777 gene encoding putative uncharacterized protein DDB_G0277255 gives MLSRSLFPCKSAMNESPSLPKGVKDPLARGHVGGLSNGVPGKRMAPQPPTNGKNGPLASLALSMPPCTPSTWASPHSFVLSSSPAPHDGTRPMVNGTNTSPSTNWILSNMRHEQNWNGTVKRSPHQPSPSLDSPCSTPKQTRGLSSLLNDTSQGSCDTTPATPDSLIGSSSLICSDEDGNNSHNTTVLQARQQTASSSGIHLSCSPSSSLTSPPFELATAASVWRGSNSNLSSQQQRDNLIEEVTTPVPMCSNNNNSHSNNNNNNFLISCSSSSAPSSPSTSSRAGSLSSPASPMSPFRPFHHDTGTIKRNGGTLLRHPSKHQAPPAKMYVSLYPEMSVPATYGRTNGLREPQLDRESLIKRSNSNQHMNGNQTGSTSSINYHHHYRHVPPEFVCAQQKKTGTHHNERRGGGGGGGGGGGGSNICHYATIQRRSHGQNNVCGTSSSTNNSLMHEPEPVSSNGCNPGAGGSSSLAFRTTNAYNRLPSTRSHDLPLSDVRTLASSVSIEGHANSNNSVPSFSARTSNNDLHLTIQALQQQQLLTQKKAQVNCRGQRDKFSQPQGFNRNQSRSRSTSSSSSSSSAGSIASHGSESDTDKDVYALEEKIRKQSSFPSLFQSRPFKKPPFTIESAMSAVYQKKNKNKKKPSNGCDVSQATNDLILSSPFAHRDDSQNNSNHISHSSKASLQNNADLQDSSLMSVTQIQSIQQELINQHSIATLGPSEPSDPPPLLPTSVSSNQDGKSRGKRPRKDARAIPGLTPGGSNHHSLIPGDLTASTTAIPQSQEEVRGGKWGQGSKAPVSAHHMSSILARLKISGDPVNGREGLIQDQQPSLHPSYQAALERKERLDEIKSVEESDPMLIDSNSSLSPPSNSPLPPPLPAKNATTLSTIAQVNSQEIKGNGHVLRRSMDREAKIPLISKEPTPFSAAEDDVNEETETGDGDDTDHRKRRKRRHLRRKNGEKERQKDKQDPNGIDPDDDGRNDNEDLVENEMEYCDPCYCYGKCCLDVVASIFCVSLL, from the exons ATGCTCTCCCGATCTCTTTTTCCATGCAAAAGCGCAATGAATGAATCACCCTCATTGCCAAAGGGTGTTAAAGACCCTTTGGCTCGGGGCCATGTGGGCGGCCTTTCGAATGGGGTACCAGGCAAACGGATGGCTCCCCAACCGCCCACCAACGGCAAAAATGGACCATTGGCCTCATTGGCCCTCTCGATGCCGCCGTGTACTCCTTCCACGTGGGCTTCACCACATTCGTTCGTGCTTTCAAGTTCCCCTGCACCTCATGATGGAACCCGACCTATGGTCAACGGAACCAATACCAGTCCGTCCACCAACTGGATCTTGTCCAATATGAGACATGAACAGAATTGGAATGGTACTGTCAAGCGTTCACCCCACCAGCCTTCACCCTCCCTGGACTCCCCCTGTTCCACTCCCAAGCAAACCCGAGGGCTGTCCTCCCTCCTGAATGATACCAGTCAAGGCTCTTGTGATACGACTCCAGCCACCCCCGATAGCCTAATAGGGTCGTCATCGCTTATTTGCAGTGATGAGGATGGCAATAACTCGCATAATACCACAGTGCTTCAGGCCCGACAGCAGACGGCCTCGTCATCGGGTATTCATTTGTCTTGCTCGCCTTCATCTTCGTTAACCTCGCCGCCGTTTGAACTGGCCACAGCGGCGTCCGTGTGGCGCGGTTCCAATAGTAATTTGAGCAGCCAGCAACAAAGGGACAACCTCATCGAGGAGGTAACAACGCCGGTTCCAATGTGTTCCAATAACAATAACAGCCacagcaataacaacaacaacaacttcctCATATCTTGCTCCTCGTCCTCTGCCCCTTCCTCGCCATCGACATCCTCACGTGCAGGCTCCCTCTCTTCCCCTGCGTCTCCCATGTCTCCGTTTAGGCCCTTCCATCATGATACAGGAACCATTAAGAGAAATGGAGGGACCCTGCTTCGGCACCCGAGTAAACATCAGGCTCCACCAGCCAAGATGTACGTGTCTCTCTATCCAGAGATGAGTGTACCTGCTACTTACGGCCGAACTAATGGTCTTCGCGAGCCCCAATTGGATCGAGAATCTTTGATCAAACGCTCGAATTCCAATCAACATATGAATGGTAATCAGACTGGCTCGACTTCCTCCATAAATTACCACCATCATTACCGACATGTCCCCCCCGAGTTTGTCTGTGCTCAGCAGAAAAAAACTGGCACACACCACAACGAGCGGAGGGgcggtggtggaggaggaggaggaggaggaggaggaagtaATATTTGCCACTACGCCACAATTCAAAGGCGATCCCACGGGCAAAACAATGTTTGCGGCACCTCCAGCTCCACCAATAACTCTCTCATGCATGAGCCAGAGCCAGTCAGCAGCAATGGTTGCAATCCGGGCGCTGGGGGTTCTTCCTCGTTGGCTTTCCGGACAACCAATGCTTACAATCGTTTGCCCAGTACACGGAGCCACGATTTGCCTTTGTCAGATGTGAGGACACTAGCCTCGTCTGTCTCCATTGAGGGTCATGCTAACTCCAATAACTCAGTCCCGAGTTTCTCAGCACGTACGAGTAACAACGATCTCCATCTGACCATCCAAGCTCTACAGCAACAGCAACTTCTCACTCAGAAAAAGGCCCAAGTCAATTGCCGAGGACAAAGGGATAAATTCTCCCAGCCTCAGGGATTTAACAGAAACCAGTCTAGAAGTCGGAGCAccagtagcagtagtagtagcagcagcGCTGGTAGCATTGCCAGCCATGGCTCAGAGTCTGACACTGATAAGGATGTGTACGCCCTTGAAGAGAAAATCCGAAAACAGTCCTCATTTCCCTCCCTATTCCAATCAAGGCCGTTCAAGAAGCCTCCCTTCACCATTGAGAGTGCCATGAGCGCCGTCTAtcagaagaagaacaaaaacaagaagaaaccCTCCAACGGGTGCGATGTTAGTCAAGCAACAAATGATTTGATACTCTCCTCTCCATTTGCTCATCGAGATGATAGCCAGAACAATTCCAATCACATATCGCACTCCTCAAAAGCCTCTCTTCAGAACAATGCAGATCTGCAAGATTCCTCCTTGATGTCAGTAACGCAAATTCAGTCCATTCAGCAGGAACTAATCAACCAACATAGCATAGCCACTTTGGGCCCTTCTGAGCCTTCGGATCCACCTCCACTCCTGCCGACATCCGTCTCTTCCAATCAAGATGGTAAATCCCGTGGGAAAAGGCCCAGGAAGGATGCTCGAGCCATTCCTGGCCTCACGCCCGGAGGATCCAACCACCACTCCTTGATCCCTGGGGATCTCACCGCATCGACAACGGCGATCCCTCAAAGCCAAGAGGAGGTCAGGGGAGGCAAGTGGGGCCAAGGAAGTAAGGCGCCCGTGTCTGCTCATCACATGAGCTCCATTTTGGCACGTCTCAAGATCTCTGGTGATCCCGTTAATGGGCGAGAGGGTCTCATCCAGGATCAGCAACCCTCTTTGCATCCTAGCTACCAGGCCGCTTTGGAGCGAAAAGAGAGATTGGATGAAATCAAATCTGTGGAGGAGAGTGATCCAATGCTCATTGACTCCAATTCGTCCCTGTCGCCACCTTCCAATTCCCCCTTGCCGCCGCCTCTCCCAGCAAAAAATGCCACTACCTTATCCACCATAGCACAG GTGAATTCGCAAGAAATCAAGGGCAATGGACACGTTCTTCGACGGAGCATGGATCGGGAGGCTAAAATCCCGCTCATCAGTAAAGAACCCACCCCATTTTCAGCGGCCGAAGATGATGTCAATGAAGAAACTGAAACTGGTGATGGCGATGACACCGATCACCGAAAACGAAGAAAACGAAGGCATTTACGACGcaaaaatggcgaaaaagAACGTCAAAAAGACAAACAGGATCCCAATGGTATCGACCCCGACGATGACGGAAGAAACGACAACGAGGATCTGGTCgagaatgaaatggaataTTGCGATCCATGTTATTGTTACGGCAAGTGCTGCCTTGACGTGGTCGCTTCCATATTCTGTGTATCTCTTCTATGA